In a genomic window of Brettanomyces nanus chromosome 1, complete sequence:
- a CDS encoding uncharacterized protein (EggNog:ENOG41) has protein sequence MKPVSLAVKIVSLLFLLGSLLCLILTLIIGSSNSSALGKFYWLETDCSQYSGSPIQGRCRWTSYGLCGVGSDGKNTGCTKSKAAYPFSPKNNFKTTKDVPSAFINNRNKYFYMSRIGWAFSLIGLFFLVCSIIPFIIYIILHKGLKWVFIGFYSAAFIFTAVSMALSTAVYASGKSVFHHDGNSAKIGPRALTTAWISVGCFIVNFFLISYLAAQRDNSYRTPDAYDEYGNERKGFFHRLVHPKEEYPAVAPADEPIMGDRLSYLSQQAEQNNGARFMDSVNVDNDAVAAQPSVEEKQKVSRFKRLFTTPVKAPKSGNELSANASPPPQYASPSADGQYEQQVQNVMKRLEQEKAEAVANT, from the coding sequence ATGAAACCTGTTAGTCTTGCGGTTAAAATAGTGTCACTATTATTCCTACTAGGATCCTTGCTATGTCTTATTCTAACTCTCATCATCGGTTCTTCCAATAGCTCTGCTTTAGGAAAGTTCTATTGGCTTGAAACCGATTGCTCACAATATTCAGGTTCTCCTATTCAAGGTCGTTGTCGGTGGACCTCTTACGGTCTTTGTGGGGTTGGCTCTGATGGTAAGAATACGGGCTGCACTAAAAGCAAAGCAGCCTATCCTTTCTCTCCTAAGAATAACTTCAAGACTACCAAAGATGTTCCTTCAGctttcatcaacaacagaaatAAGTACTTCTATATGAGCCGTATTGGTTGGGCATTTTCCCTTATCggtctcttctttttggtgtGCTCTATTATCCCGTTCATCATCTACATAATCCTTCATAAAGGCTTGAAATGGGTCTTCATAGGATTTTATTCTGCTGCCTTCATTTTTACTGCCGTCAGTATGGCTCTTTCCACTGCTGTTTATGCCAGTGGTAAGTCAGTCTTTCACCATGACGGAAATAGCGCAAAAATTGGACCTCGTGCTCTAACTACTGCATGGATCTCCGTTGGTTGCTTCATTGTgaactttttcttgatttcttACTTGGCTGCCCAAAGAGATAATTCTTATAGGACTCCTGATGCCTACGATGAATATGGCAATGAAAGGAAGGGCTTCTTCCATCGTCTGGTTCACCCCAAAGAGGAATATCCTGCGGTAGCTCCTGCAGATGAACCTATTATGGGTGACAGACTTTCGTATCTCAGTCAACAGGCTGAGCAAAATAACGGGGCCCGTTTTATGGACTCTGTGAATGTCGATAATGATGCTGTAGCTGCCCAACCATCcgttgaagaaaagcagAAAGTGTCCAGGTTTAAGAGACTGTTCACGACTCCGGTTAAGGCTCCAAAGAGTGGTAATGAACTATCAGCAAAtgcttctcctcctccGCAATATGCTAGTCCTTCAGCTGATGGCCAGTACGAACAGCAAGTACAAAATGTTATGAAGAGACTTGAGCAGgagaaagcagaagccGTTGCCAATACATGA